Proteins from a genomic interval of Equus quagga isolate Etosha38 chromosome 13, UCLA_HA_Equagga_1.0, whole genome shotgun sequence:
- the RIIAD1 gene encoding RIIa domain-containing protein 1 — MATLRGCLLESDPGALSPAQVQQLRDFKIQTRIANEKYLRTHKEVELLLSGFFREMFLKRPDNIQEFAADYFTDPRLPNKIHMQLIKEKKAA; from the exons ATGGCGACGCTGCGGGGCTGCCTTCTGGAGTCCGACCCCGGGGCGCTGAGCCCCGCGCAGGTGCAGCAGCTGCGCGACTTCAAG ATTCAGACTCGGATTGCTAACGAAAAGTACctaaggacccacaaagaagtgGAGTTGCTCCTAAGTGGTTTCTTCAG agaaatgtttttgaaaagacCAGACAACATCCAAGAATTTGCTGCAG ACTATTTCACAGATCCAAGACTTCCCAACAAGATTCACATGCAGCTAATTAAGGAGAAGAAAGCAGCTTAA
- the CELF3 gene encoding CUGBP Elav-like family member 3, whose amino-acid sequence MKEPDAIKLFVGQIPRHLEEKDLKPIFEQFGRIFELTVIKDKYTGLHKGCAFLTYCARDSALKAQSALHEQKTLPGMNRPIQVKPADSESRGEDRKLFVGMLGKQQTDEDVRKMFEPFGTIDECTVLRGPDGTSKGCAFVKFQTHAEAQAAINTLHSSRTLPGASSSLVVKFADTEKERGLRRMQQVATQLGMFSPIALQFGAYSAYTQALMQQQAALVAAHSAYLSPMATMAAVQMQHMAAINANGLIATPITPSSGTSTPPAIAATPVSAIPAALGVNGYSPVPTQPTGQPAPDALYPNGVHPYPAQSPAAPVDPLQQAYAGMQHYTAAYPAAYSLVAPAFPQPPALVAQQPPPPPQQQQQQQQQQQQQQQQREGPDGCNIFIYHLPQEFTDSEILQMFVPFGHVISAKVFVDRATNQSKCFGFVSFDNPASAQAAIQAMNGFQIGMKRLKVQLKRPKDANRPY is encoded by the exons ATGAAGGAGCCGGATGCCATCAAGCTGTTTGTGGGGCAGATCCCGAGGCATCTGGAGGAAAAGGACCTGAAGCCCATCTTCGAACAGTTTGGTCGGATCTTCGAGCTGACTGTCATCAAGGACAAGTACACCGGGCTGCACAAGG gATGTGCCTTCCTGACATACTGTGCCCGGGATTCAGCCCTGAAGGCCCAGAGCGCCCTGCACGAACAGAAGACGCTTCCAGGG aTGAACAGGCCGATCCAGGTCAAGCCAGCCGACAGCGAGAGCCGAGGAG AAGACCGGAAGCTCTTTGTGGGGATGCTAGGGAAGCAGCAGACAGATGAGGACGTCCGGAAGATGTTCGAGCCTTTTGGGACCATAGATGAGTGCACTGTGCTCCGGGGGCCAGATGGGACCAGCAAAG GCTGCGCCTTCGTGAAGTTCCAGACCCACGCCGAGGCCCAGGCGGCCATCAATACCCTTCACAGCAGCCGGACCCTGCCG GGTGCCTCGTCCAGCCTGGTGGTGAAGTTTGCTGACACAGAGAAGGAGCGAGGTCTCCGCCGAATGCAGCAGGTGGCCACCCAGCTGGGCATGTTCAGCCCTATTGCCCTCCAGTTTGGAGCCTACAGCGCCTACACCCAGGCC cTGATGCAGCAGCAGGCGGCCCTGGTAGCGGCTCACAGTGCCTACCTCAGCCCCATGGCCACCATGGCTGCCGTGCAGATGCAGCACATGGCCGCCATCAACGCCAATGGCCTCATTGCCACCCCCATCACCCCATCCTCAG GAACCAGCACCCCTCCTGCCATCGCTGCCACGCCTGTCTCTGCAATCCCTGCTGCCCTGGGTGTCAACGGCTACAGCCCGGTGCCCACCCAGCCCACTGGGCAGCCTGCCCCTGATGCTCTGTATCCCAACGGGGTTCACCCCTACCCAG cccagagccccGCGGCCCCCGTGGACCCCCTGCAGCAGGCCTACGCAGGAATGCAGCACTATACAG CAGCCTACCCGGCAGCCTACAGCCTGGTTGCACCTGCGTTCCCGCAGCCTCCTGCCCTGGTCGCCCagcagcccccacctcccccacagcagcagcagcagcagcagcaacagcagcagcagcagcagcagcagcgggaaG GCCCTGACGGCTGCAACATCTTCATCTACCACCTGCCCCAGGAGTTCACTGACTCAGAGATCCTCCAGATGTTTGTCCCCTTTGGCCACGTCATCTCAGCTAAAGTCTTTGTTGACCGGGCCACCAATCAGAGCAAGTGTTTTG GCTTTGTGAGTTTCGACAATCCAGCCAGTGCCCAGGCTGCCATCCAGGCCATGAACGGTTTCCAGATTGGCATGAAGCGCCTCAAAGTCCAGCTAAAGCGGCCTAAGGATGCCAACCGGCCCTACTGA